One Pirellulales bacterium DNA window includes the following coding sequences:
- a CDS encoding glycosyltransferase family 2 protein encodes MNSSPRLSLAIPVFNEREVFPLLVERVGAVLDKIPGGPHEIVMVDDGSSDGTAELLEAAATKDPRIVGVLLSRNFGHQTAITAAMDQVTGDVIVIMDGDLQDPPEVIPQLLAKHAEGYDVVYAQRGQRQEGWYLRLCYWLFYRLVTMLSNTPLPLDSGDFALLSRRVVDAMRQAPERQRYLRGLRAWVGFRQTGMVVDRAGRHAGRSKYTPLKLLKLASDGIFAFSIVPLRGALVLGLLAIVASLVYAVYAILARLVFESNTPPGFASLIVVIVFLAGMQLMLLGVVGEYVGRIYEEVKGRPHYILRKVIRGQ; translated from the coding sequence ATGAATTCGTCCCCACGTTTGTCCTTGGCCATTCCGGTGTTCAACGAGCGCGAGGTTTTCCCGCTGCTGGTCGAGCGCGTCGGCGCGGTGCTGGACAAGATTCCCGGCGGCCCGCACGAGATCGTGATGGTCGACGACGGTAGCAGCGACGGCACGGCCGAACTGCTCGAGGCCGCGGCCACGAAGGATCCTCGCATCGTAGGGGTACTGCTGTCACGCAATTTCGGCCATCAAACGGCCATCACCGCGGCGATGGACCAGGTCACAGGCGACGTCATCGTGATCATGGACGGCGACCTGCAAGACCCGCCCGAGGTGATCCCGCAGCTTTTGGCCAAGCACGCCGAAGGGTACGACGTTGTGTACGCACAGCGCGGACAGCGGCAAGAAGGCTGGTACCTGCGGCTGTGCTACTGGTTGTTCTATCGCCTGGTGACGATGCTTTCGAATACGCCGCTGCCGCTCGACAGCGGAGACTTTGCCCTGTTGTCGCGGCGCGTCGTCGATGCCATGCGGCAAGCGCCCGAGCGGCAACGCTACTTGCGCGGGCTGCGAGCGTGGGTCGGTTTCCGGCAGACGGGGATGGTCGTCGATCGCGCGGGTCGACACGCCGGCCGTTCGAAGTACACGCCGCTGAAACTCTTGAAGCTCGCCTCGGATGGCATCTTCGCCTTTTCGATCGTCCCGTTGCGCGGCGCGCTAGTGCTGGGATTGCTGGCCATCGTGGCTTCGCTTGTGTACGCGGTCTATGCGATCCTGGCCCGACTGGTCTTCGAAAGCAACACACCGCCGGGCTTTGCCTCGTTGATCGTGGTGATCGTATTCCTGGCGGGCATGCAGCTAATGCTGCTGGGCGTGGTCGGGGAATACGTGGGACGCATCTACGAGGAAGTGAAAGGGCGCCCGCACTATATTCTGCGCAAGGTCATCCGCGGCCAGTAA